One Kwoniella dejecticola CBS 10117 chromosome 10, complete sequence DNA window includes the following coding sequences:
- a CDS encoding dihydroorotase, homodimeric type, which translates to MSNEITIPSPADFHVHVRQGKMCELVTPQVAKGGVRTAYVMPNLVPPLTSTEAVLSYKAELERIDPSVQWLMTLYLHPDVTPEEIRKAAKAGISGVKSYPRGVTTNSNSGIEDYGVYYPVFKAMEEEGMVLNLHGEVPSDPEKNISILNAEVHFLTHLRKLALDFPKLRIVLEHATTSSAIETVSSLSSNVGCSITAHHLYLTIDEVAPQPHHFCKPLAKEPKDRKALQEAILSGNPKFFLGSDSAPHPLASKIPNLTHSEIGAAVSACAAGVYTSPILIPLVATLLESFGALDKLQGFVSDNGRNFYGVPVKEGDELRMRRITDEDKGIVRNTFKSEEIEGLEVVPFWLGKRLNWEIV; encoded by the exons ATGTCGAACGAGATCACGATCCCTTCCCCAGCGGA cttccatgtccatgtccgtCAAGGAAAGATGTGCGAATTGGTGACTCCTCAAGTGGCTAAGGGAGGTGTGAGAACAGCTTATGTCATG CCCAACCTCGTACCTCCACTCACATCCACCGAAGCGGTTCTTTCCTACAAAGCCGAATTAGAACGAATTGACCCCTCCGTGCAATGGCTCATGACCCTATACTTGCATCCTGATGTCACTCCTGAGGAGATCAGGAAGGCTGCTAAGGCAGGAATCAGTG GTGTTAAATCATACCCCCGTGGAGTGACGACGAACTCTAACTCCGGTATCGAGGACTACGGTGTCTATTACCCCGTTTTCAAGGctatggaggaagaaggtatggTCCTGAACCTGCACGGGGAAGTACCAAGTGATCcagagaag AACATCTCAATCCTCAATGCCGAAGTACATTTCCTAACCCACCTCCGTAAACTCGCCCTCGATTTCCCCAAACTCCGAATAGTCTTGGAACACGCTACgacctcctccgccatcGAGACCgtctcctccttgtcctccaACGTCGGATGCTCCATCACCGCACACCACTTGTATTTGACCATCGACGAGGTCGCTCCTCAACCACATCATTTCTGTAAACCCCTCGCAAAGGAGCCCAAAGATCGGAAAGCCCTACAAGAAGCTATCTTATCCGGGAATCCCAAATTCTTCTTGGGATCAGACTCGGCACCCCATCCCTTAGCTTCTAAAATACCTAATCTCACACATTCGGAAATAGGCGCTGCAGTCTCAGCTTGTGCAGCGGGCGTATACACTTCCCCGATTCTCATTCCGCTGGTAGCGACTTTGCTGGAGAGTTTTGGCGCGCTGGACAAGCTGCAGGGTTTCGTCAGTGATAATGGACGAAACTTTTATGGAGTACCTGTGAAAGAGGGCGATGAGCTCAGAATGAGGAGAATCACGGATGAGGATAAAGGAATAGTGAGGAATACGTTCAAGAGCGAGGAAATTGAGGGGTTGGAGGTGGTGCCGTTCTGGCTGGGGAAGAGGCTGAATTGGGAGATCGTATAA